A DNA window from Fragaria vesca subsp. vesca linkage group LG3, FraVesHawaii_1.0, whole genome shotgun sequence contains the following coding sequences:
- the LOC101308658 gene encoding probable glutathione S-transferase-like, with protein sequence MADEVVLLDYWLSPYGMRLRIALALKGIDYELKEEDLTNKSPLLLQSNPVHKKVPVLIHNSKPICESAVALQYIDEVWNDKAPLFPSDPYLRSQAKFWADFVDKKISGFARKLWTTKGEELEAVKKDLFDSLKLLEQELGDKLFFGDETLGLVDLALLPFAIWFSVHEKLGSFSLEAECPKITPWLKRCFQMESVSKSVPSPDKLYDYVVQMRKSRQE encoded by the exons ATGGCGGATGAAGTTGTGTTGCTAGACTACTGGCTCAGCCCTTATGGGATGAGGTTGAGGATCGCTCTGGCTTTAAAAGGGATAGATTATGAGCTGAAGGAAGAAGACTTGACCAACAAGAGTCCACTGTTGCTGCAGTCAAACCCGGTTCACAAGAAGGTCCCTGTACTCATTCACAATAGCAAACCAATATGTGAGTCCGCCGTTGCTCTTCAGTACATTGACGAGGTCTGGAACGATAAGGCACCGCTATTTCCCTCCGATCCTTACCTCAGATCACAAGCTAAGTTCTGGGCTGATTTCGTTGACAAGAAG ATCTCTGGCTTTGCGAGGAAGCTATGGACAACCAAAGGAGAAGAACTGGAAGCAGTGAAGAAGGACTTGTTTGATTCTCTTAAGTTGTTAGAACAAGAACTTGGCGATAAGCTTTTCTTTGGGGATGAGACTCTCGGGCTTGTGGATTTGGCACTTCTTCCTTTCGCTATTTGGTTTTCTGTCCACGAGAAATTGGGTAGCTTCAGTTTAGAGGCAGAGTGCCCGAAGATCACTCCTTGGCTGAAGAGGTGTTTCCAAATGGAAAGTGTTTCCAAGTCTGTTCCAAGCCCCGATAAGCTTTATGACTATGTTGTGCAGATGAGGAAAAGCAGACAAGAGTAA